One segment of Pyricularia oryzae 70-15 chromosome 3, whole genome shotgun sequence DNA contains the following:
- a CDS encoding linoleate diol synthase — protein MASSSSSGSSTRSSSPSDPPSSFFQKLGAFLGLFSKPQPPRPDYPHAPGNSAREEQTDITEDIQKLGFKDVETLLLYLNSSVKGVNDDKQLLLERLIQLLSKLPPTSTNGKKVTDGLITGLWESLDHPPVSSLGEKYRFREADGSNNNIHNPTLGVAGSHYARSAKPMVYQNPNPPAPETIFDTLMARDPAKFRPHPNQISSVLFYFATIITHDIFQTSSRDPSINLTSSYLDLSPLYGRNLEEQLSVRAMKDGLLKPDTFCSKRVHGFPPGVGVLLIMFNRFHNYVVTSLAKINEGNRFKKPVGDDTAAWEKYDNDLFQTGRLITCGLYVNIVLVDYVRTILNLNRVDSSWILDPRTEEGKSLLSKPTPEAVGNQVSVEFNLIYRWHCGMSQRDDKWTTDMLTEALGGKDPATATLPEFFGALGRFESSFPNEPEKRTLAGLKRQEDGSFEDEGLIKIMQESIEEVAGAFGPNHVPACMRAIEILGMNQARSWNVATLNEFREFIGLKRYDTFEDINPDPKVANLLAEFYGSPDAVELYPGINAEAPKPVIVPGSGLCPPSTTGRAILSDAVTLVRGDRFFTVDYTPRNLTNFGYQEAATDKSVDNGNVIYKLFFRAFPNHYAQNSIYAHFPFVIPSENKKIMESLGLADKYSWQPPQRKPATQMIRSHAAAVKILNNQKDFKVVWGESIGFLTKFPTGENPGLGFALAGDAPANQQSRDQLMKCIFSPKAWEDEVRQFCEATTWDLLRRYSAKVQDKGPHLKVHTHEIDVIRDVISLANARFFAAVYSLPLKTENGDDGVYSDHEMYRSLMLIFSAIFWDNDVSKSFKLRRDARAATQKLGALVEKHIVEMGSLFHSFKHSHSAVSDKTNGLANGGANGHANGNANGHTNGNGIHQNGGAAPSMLRSYGDLMLRRMIEAYGEGKSVKEAVYGQIMPSIAAGTANQTQIMAQCLDYYMSDDGAEHLPEMKRLASLETPEAFNTLMKYLFEGARIRNTTAVPRLVATDQTVEDNIPCLPDPKDSTFLRPIPNPQQAETTRTVKLSRGSMVLVDLTVAAHDATAFPDPEKVRLDRDLDSYTFFGLGPHRCAGDKVVRITMTAVFKVLLQLDGLRRAEGGRGVFKSLPASQWNGQAGRVAGEKPQWSGLRTYVNADESAFSQTPMNMKIRWDD, from the exons ATGgcgtccagcagcagcagcggcagcagcaccagaaGCAGCAGCCCGTCTGACCCTCCTTCCTCATTCTTCCAAAAGCTCGGGGCATTTCTTGGCTTGTTCAGCAAGCCCCAACCCCCGCGGCCTGACTATCCTCATGCACCTGGCAACAGCGCCCGGGAAGAGCAGACAGACATCACCGAGGATATTCAGAAGCTTGGCTTCAAGGATGTGGAAACGCTTCTTCTCTACCTCAATTCTTCAGTGAAGGGCGTCAACGATGACAAGCAGTTGCTCCTGGAGCGATTAATCCAGCTGCTGTCTAAGCTACCTCCAACCTCCACCAACGGCAAGAAGGTCACAGACGGGCTCATCACGGGACTGTGGGAAAGTCTGGATCATCCACCCGTGTCGAGCCTCGGAGAGAAATACCG ATTCCGCGAGGCCGATGGCTCAAACAACAATATCCATAACCCAACTCTGGGAGTTGCAGGTAGCCACTATGCTAGGTCTGCCAAGCCCATGGTCTACCAAAACCCCAACCCACCGGCGCCCGAAACCATCTTCGATACGTTGATGGCGAGAGATCCGGCCAAGTTCAGGCCACATCCGAACCAGATCTCCAGCGTTCTCTTTTACTTTGCCACAATCATTACCCATGACATTTTCCAGACT TCATCGAGAGATCCTTCCATAAACTTGACCTCATCTTACCTTGATCTCTCTCCACTCTATGGTCGGAATCTCGAGGAGCAACTGTCGGTGAGGGCAATGAAGGACGGACTGCTAAAGCCCGACACCTTTTGTTCCAAGCGAGTTCACGGGTTTCCTCCCGGCGTTGGAGTCCTTTTGATCATGTTCAATCGGTTCCACAACTACGTTGTTACTTCACTCGCCAA GATCAACGAAGGCAACCGTTTCAAGAAGCCCGTGGGAGACGACACTGCCGCATGGGAAAAGTACGACAACGACTTGTTCCAGACCGGGCGGCTCATCACCTGCGGTCTGTACGTCAACATCGTTCTGGTTGACTACGTCCGCACGATTCTCAACCTGAACCGGGTAGACAGCAGCTGGATCCTCGACCCGCGCACCGAGGAGGGTAAGAGTCTGCTGAGCAAACCAACCCCCGAGGCGGTAGGAAACCAGGTCTCGGTAGAGTTCAACCTCATCTACCGCTGGCACTGCGGCATGTCACAGCGTGACGACAAGTGGACCACTGATATGTTgaccgaggcgctcggcggcAAGGACCCGGCCACAGCTACACTGCCAGAATTCTTTGGCGCGCTCGGCAGGTTCGAGTCTTCGTTTCCAAACGAGCCGGAGAAGCGCACCCTGGCTGGTCTGAAGCGACAGGAGGACGGTTCTTTTGAGGACGAGGGCCTGATCAAGATCATGCAAGAGTCGATCGAGGAGGTTGCCGGCGCCTTTGGACCAAACCATGTCCCGGCCTGCATGCGTGCCATTGAGATTCTCGGCATGAACCAGGCCCGCTCTTGGAACGTCGCCACGCTGAACGAGTTCCGCGAGTTTATCGGACTAAAGCGCTACGACACATTTGAAGATATCAACCCGGACCCCAAGGTTGCCAACCTGCTGGCCGAGTTCTACGGTTCTCCCGACGCCGTCGAGCTATACCCTGGTATCAATGCTGAAGCGCCAAAGCCTGTGATCGTCCCTGGGAGTGGCTTGTGTCCACCATCGACGACGGGAAGGGCAATCCTGTCCGACGCCGTGACTCTGGTCCGCGGCGACCGCTTCTTCACAGTTGACTACACCCCCAGGAACCTCACCAACTTTGGCTACCAAGAGGCCGCCACCGATAAGAGCGTCGACAATGGCAACGTCATTTACAAGCTTTTCTTCCGCGCTTTCCCTAACCACTACGCCCAGAACAGCATCTACGCCCACTTCCCCTTTGTGATACCCTCGGAGAACAAGAAGATTATGGAGAGTCTGGGTCTAGCCGACAAGTACTCGTGGCAGCCGCCGCAGCGCAAGCCAGCGACGCAGATGATCCGCTCGCACGCGGCCGCCGTCAAGATACTCAACAACCAAAAGGACTTCAAAGTCGTCTGGGGCGAGAGCATAGGGTTCCTGACCAAGTTCCCGACCGGAGAGAACCCGGGTTTGGGTTTTGCGCTTGCCGGCGACGCACCTGCCAACCAGCAGAGCAGGGACCAGTTGATGAAGTGCATCTTCTCGCCCAAGGCGTGGGAGGACGAGGTGAGGCAGTTCTGCGAGGCTACGACGTGGGATCTGCTGCGGCGCTACTCGGCCAAGGTGCAGGACAAGGGACCGCATCTAAAGGTGCACACGCACGAGATTGATGTGATTCGCGACGTCATCAGTCTTGCCAACGCACGTTTCTTTGCCGCTGTGTACTCGCTTCCTCTCAAGACGGAGAATGGAGACGATGGCGTCTACAGCGACCACGAAATGTACCGCTCGTTGATGCTGATCTTCTCGGCCATCTTTTGGGACAACGACGTGAGCAAGTCGTTCAAGCTCCGCCGAGACGCCCGTGCCGCGACGCAGAAGCTTGGTGCTCTTGTTGAGAAGCACATTGTGGAGATGGGCTCGCTGTTCCACAGTTTCAAGCACTCTCATTCAGCTGTCAGTGACAAGACGAACGGGCTTGCTAATGGAGGTGCAAACGGACATGCGAACGGGAATGCGAATGGTCACACCAACGGCAACGGTATACATCAGAACGGTGGTGCAGCGCCGTCGATGCTGAGGAGCTACGGCGACCTCATGCTGCGCAGAATGATCGAAGCGTATGGAGAGGGGAAATCGGTCAAAGAGGCCGTCTATGGTCAGATCATGCCCTCCATCGCTGCCGGTACTGCCAACCAAACACAGATCATGGCGCAGTGTCTGGACTATTACATGTCTGACGACGGCGCTGAGCACCTCCCTGAGATGAAGCGTCTCGCGAGTCTGGAAACTCCTGAAGCCTTCAACACGTTGATGAAGTA TCTCTTTGAAGGCGCACGCATCCGCAACACAACCGCCGTCCCCCGACTTGTAGCTACGGACCAAACAGTCGAGGACAACATCCCCTGCTTGCCAGACCCCAAGGACTCGACGTTCCTCCGCCCCATCCCGAACCCCCAGCAGGCAGAGACCACCAGGACCGTCAAGCTGTCCAGGGGCTCGATGGTGCTGGTGGACCTGACGGTGGCCGCGCACGATGCGACCGCATTCCCGGATCCTGAAAAGGTCAGGCTCGACCGCGACCTGGACTCGTACACCTTTTTCGGCCTGGGCCCGCACAGGTGCGCCGGCGATAAGGTCGTGCGCATCACCATGACCGCCGTCTTCAAggtgctgctgcagctgGATGGGCTGCGGAGGGCCGAGGGGGGCCGGGGCGTGTTCAAGTCGCTGCCCGCGAGCCAGTGGAACGGCCAGGCCGGCAGGGTGGCGGGGGAGAAGCCGCAGTGGTCGGGGCTCAGGACCTATGTCAACGCCGACGAGAGCGCCTTTTCGCAGACGCCCATGAACATGAAGATAAGGTGGGATGATTAA